A single genomic interval of Aureliella helgolandensis harbors:
- the fabG gene encoding 3-oxoacyl-[acyl-carrier-protein] reductase: protein MSDSKQLGLSTDLSGQIAMVTGASQGLGKACAERLAGCGATVICVARNAAKLGDTVSAIESAGGQAVALPCDVGSRESVQALFAEVDSKYGKLDILVNNAGITRDTLLPRMTDEQWDDVIQTNLTSCFLFCREASKMMMSARYGRIINMSSVSGLIGNPGQTNYSASKAGMIGLTRSLARELGKRKITINAVAPGFIASDMTDALGDDMLKEVKKRIPANRLGQADDVAAAVVFLASAGASYITGQVLTVDGGMTC from the coding sequence ATGAGCGACAGCAAGCAGCTGGGACTTTCAACCGACTTAAGCGGCCAAATTGCAATGGTGACAGGAGCCTCCCAGGGGCTGGGAAAAGCCTGCGCCGAACGCCTGGCTGGCTGTGGCGCAACAGTCATCTGCGTCGCTCGCAATGCGGCCAAGCTGGGTGATACGGTCTCCGCCATTGAATCCGCCGGCGGGCAAGCGGTTGCCCTTCCCTGCGATGTTGGGTCGCGGGAGAGCGTCCAAGCTCTGTTTGCTGAAGTAGACTCCAAATACGGGAAATTAGACATCCTGGTCAACAATGCGGGGATTACCCGTGACACTCTACTGCCACGCATGACGGACGAGCAGTGGGACGATGTGATTCAGACCAATCTGACGAGCTGCTTTCTGTTCTGCCGCGAGGCATCGAAGATGATGATGTCCGCCCGTTACGGACGCATTATCAACATGTCGAGCGTCTCCGGCTTGATCGGAAACCCCGGCCAAACCAACTATTCGGCTTCCAAGGCAGGCATGATCGGCCTGACTCGCAGCCTGGCGCGAGAACTCGGCAAACGCAAGATCACCATCAATGCGGTTGCGCCTGGCTTTATTGCCAGCGACATGACCGACGCGCTCGGCGACGACATGCTCAAGGAAGTCAAGAAGCGCATTCCCGCTAACCGCCTGGGCCAAGCCGACGACGTGGCGGCAGCAGTAGTCTTCCTGGCGAGTGCTGGCGCCAGCTACATTACCGGCCAAGTCCTGACCGTCGACGGCGGAATGACCTGCTAA
- a CDS encoding DUF3299 domain-containing protein codes for MQRQNTLSCVFLLGLSLAAPLLSQSAVLRAQEPASAAEDRPRRVLPKAKGDISFDDIKFDIEKGGEFDRKLLTKEIEALNKKTVRIRGYIYPTFQQSGIKEFVLVRDNMECCFGPGAAIYDCIRVEMEKGRTADYTTRPVSVKGKFEIEELRLPDGLLLAIYKLTAVEVK; via the coding sequence ATGCAGCGTCAAAACACCCTCTCTTGCGTATTTCTCTTAGGATTAAGTCTGGCCGCTCCGTTGCTATCGCAGTCAGCCGTTCTTCGTGCGCAGGAGCCCGCGAGTGCCGCGGAGGATCGTCCCCGCCGCGTGCTCCCCAAGGCGAAAGGGGATATCAGCTTCGACGATATTAAATTTGATATCGAGAAGGGGGGGGAGTTTGACCGCAAGCTGCTGACGAAAGAGATCGAAGCCCTGAACAAGAAGACGGTGCGCATTCGGGGGTACATCTACCCCACGTTTCAGCAGTCCGGCATCAAGGAATTTGTACTGGTACGCGATAATATGGAGTGTTGTTTCGGGCCAGGAGCGGCGATCTACGATTGCATTCGAGTCGAGATGGAAAAGGGGAGAACTGCCGACTACACCACGCGGCCGGTGTCGGTGAAAGGGAAGTTTGAAATTGAGGAGTTGCGTTTGCCCGATGGATTGCTGCTGGCGATTTACAAGCTGACCGCCGTCGAGGTGAAATAG
- the acpP gene encoding acyl carrier protein yields MASVEERVVDIVAEQLGVEKDKISRDTHFVNDLGADSLDTVELVMELEEEFDISIPEDSAEKIQRVGEAVDYIEKAQQG; encoded by the coding sequence ATGGCATCCGTTGAGGAACGAGTCGTCGATATCGTGGCCGAGCAATTGGGCGTTGAAAAGGACAAGATCAGTCGCGATACGCACTTCGTGAATGACCTGGGTGCCGACTCGCTCGACACAGTCGAGCTCGTCATGGAACTCGAAGAAGAGTTCGATATCAGCATCCCAGAAGATTCCGCTGAAAAGATCCAACGTGTCGGCGAAGCTGTCGACTACATCGAAAAGGCTCAACAGGGTTAG
- the rpmF gene encoding 50S ribosomal protein L32 encodes MAVPKRRHSNSRSGKRRSHHQIKPKQTGYCPQCSTVVPTHAVCPKCGHYMGRNVVEMSENA; translated from the coding sequence ATGGCAGTTCCAAAGCGTAGACATTCCAATTCGCGATCCGGAAAACGGCGCTCGCACCATCAGATCAAACCGAAGCAAACGGGCTACTGCCCGCAGTGCAGCACGGTAGTTCCTACCCACGCGGTATGCCCGAAGTGCGGGCACTACATGGGTCGCAACGTCGTCGAAATGTCTGAGAACGCCTAG
- the fabD gene encoding ACP S-malonyltransferase produces MNIGILFPGQGAQAVGMGAALCERSSIARDLFTEASQILDFDLLELCQTGPAEQLNRTEFCQPALFVHSFAALKQLEADRPELWDSVAAVAGLSLGEYTAVAAAGGVTFADAVRLVHIRGRAMQAAADAVSSSMSSIIGLDQDKISDACQAASDPQHFAQVANLLCPGNIAISGHTAAIERAEELCMAAGAMKAIRLQVAGAFHTPLMQPAVEQLTAALANVEFKQTRVPVYSNVDAGPHTTPDEFRSLLARQVVNPVLWEASLRAMLAAGIEQFIEIGAGRILAGTLKRINRKTPCENLGE; encoded by the coding sequence GTGAATATTGGCATTCTTTTCCCTGGCCAGGGCGCACAAGCCGTCGGCATGGGGGCGGCACTTTGCGAGCGCAGCTCGATTGCCCGAGACCTCTTCACCGAAGCGAGCCAGATCCTCGATTTCGACCTGCTGGAGCTCTGTCAGACCGGCCCTGCCGAACAGCTCAACCGGACAGAATTCTGCCAACCTGCCCTGTTTGTACACAGCTTTGCAGCGCTCAAGCAGCTCGAAGCAGACCGTCCCGAACTCTGGGATTCCGTCGCTGCCGTAGCGGGTTTGAGCCTGGGCGAATACACGGCCGTGGCTGCCGCTGGCGGCGTAACCTTTGCCGATGCGGTACGCTTAGTCCACATACGGGGCCGAGCCATGCAGGCCGCCGCCGACGCAGTATCCAGCAGCATGAGCAGTATTATCGGGCTCGACCAAGACAAAATCTCCGACGCTTGCCAGGCGGCTAGCGACCCACAGCATTTCGCCCAGGTCGCCAACCTGCTGTGCCCTGGAAATATTGCAATTTCGGGACACACCGCTGCAATTGAACGGGCCGAAGAGCTCTGCATGGCCGCTGGAGCGATGAAGGCGATCCGTCTGCAGGTGGCTGGCGCGTTCCACACCCCACTCATGCAGCCCGCCGTTGAACAACTCACTGCCGCCCTGGCGAACGTTGAATTCAAACAGACGCGAGTCCCCGTTTATTCCAACGTAGATGCCGGCCCGCACACCACACCGGATGAATTCCGCAGCCTACTGGCACGCCAAGTAGTCAACCCCGTGCTGTGGGAAGCCTCGCTCAGAGCCATGCTAGCTGCAGGCATCGAGCAGTTTATCGAGATCGGTGCGGGGCGCATCCTGGCAGGTACGCTGAAGCGTATCAATCGAAAAACTCCCTGTGAGAACCTGGGCGAATAA
- a CDS encoding DUF3299 domain-containing protein, with translation MMDSTSPVSDRAGDLPGLGSVAEEGAFSGGEAEVYQSVSRAAVASLLLGLFGLLAFPVLALVILPLLSVVFAALAFRGFRKFPEELQGRPIAVAGVVLGGLCLVLAPAYHTYVYLTEVPEGYMRTNFGDLMSDKGQPDAPTIEAVELNGKPIFIKGYIHPTSMDTLRAKRFVLVPDLGTCCFGGQPPLTHMIEVSLGGDQYATKSYRKQRLAGTLNVNGSLKPIDGLTGVFYQLRADILK, from the coding sequence ATGATGGACTCGACATCACCTGTTTCAGATCGTGCTGGCGACCTGCCAGGCTTAGGCTCTGTCGCCGAAGAGGGGGCTTTTTCAGGCGGTGAGGCGGAGGTTTACCAATCGGTTTCCCGCGCTGCAGTGGCTTCACTCTTGTTGGGATTGTTCGGCCTGCTTGCGTTTCCTGTGCTGGCTTTGGTCATTCTTCCCCTGTTGTCCGTCGTATTTGCGGCGCTAGCATTCCGGGGTTTTCGCAAATTCCCTGAGGAGTTGCAGGGCCGGCCGATTGCTGTGGCTGGAGTCGTTTTGGGGGGGCTGTGCCTAGTGCTGGCTCCTGCCTACCACACCTACGTGTATTTGACGGAGGTTCCAGAGGGGTACATGCGTACCAATTTCGGGGATTTGATGAGCGATAAGGGGCAGCCCGATGCGCCAACCATTGAAGCGGTGGAGTTGAATGGCAAACCGATTTTCATCAAAGGTTACATTCACCCCACTTCGATGGACACGTTGCGGGCAAAACGTTTTGTGCTCGTGCCCGACCTGGGGACCTGTTGTTTTGGTGGGCAGCCGCCATTGACGCACATGATCGAGGTGAGCTTGGGGGGGGACCAGTACGCCACCAAGAGCTATCGCAAGCAGCGTTTGGCTGGCACCTTGAACGTAAACGGGAGCCTCAAGCCGATCGATGGATTGACGGGGGTCTTCTACCAGCTGCGGGCCGATATTCTCAAGTAG
- the fabF gene encoding beta-ketoacyl-ACP synthase II has protein sequence MKRRVVVTGLGAVTPLGDEVDQLWNGVLEAQSGIKQLSIIDPSPFKVKLAGDIPDFDPGNYCDPKDLKRLDRFTLFALYAGGKAIEDSGLDFDQEDRYRCGVILGSGIGGLAEIEVQVERLLYKGPDRVSPLTIPKLMLNAAGGNLSIRYGLKGPNFTVATACASATNAMGDALKTIQYDDADVVITGGTEAAITAMGLSAFQNMKALSGRNDEPHRASRPFDTQRDGFVLSEGAGILVFEELEHAKARGAKIYGEVLGYGASGDAGHITQPDPQGAGASRAMQNALRDAKLDPTAMDYINAHGTSTPLGDKAETQAMKAVYGDHAYKLAVSSTKGSMGHSLGASGGIEMIVTMLAIQNDVVPPTANLENPDPACDLDYTPLKPASRTIHTAMNNSFGFGGHNASIVCGKVR, from the coding sequence ATGAAGCGTCGCGTTGTTGTCACTGGACTGGGTGCCGTCACTCCCCTCGGCGATGAGGTGGACCAGCTTTGGAACGGCGTTTTAGAAGCTCAAAGCGGCATTAAGCAACTGAGCATTATCGACCCCAGTCCCTTTAAGGTGAAACTGGCGGGAGATATCCCCGATTTCGATCCTGGCAATTACTGCGACCCCAAAGACCTCAAGCGACTCGATCGCTTCACCCTCTTTGCACTTTATGCAGGGGGCAAAGCTATCGAGGACTCGGGCCTCGACTTCGACCAAGAAGATCGCTACCGCTGTGGAGTCATCCTCGGTTCCGGTATCGGCGGTTTGGCCGAAATCGAAGTTCAAGTCGAACGCCTGCTCTACAAGGGCCCTGACCGCGTCAGCCCGCTGACGATTCCCAAGTTGATGCTCAATGCCGCTGGCGGTAACCTGTCGATCCGCTACGGACTCAAAGGCCCCAACTTTACAGTCGCCACCGCCTGCGCCAGCGCCACCAACGCTATGGGCGATGCCCTGAAGACCATCCAGTACGACGACGCTGACGTCGTTATCACCGGCGGCACCGAAGCTGCGATCACTGCGATGGGGCTGAGCGCCTTCCAAAACATGAAAGCCCTCTCGGGACGCAACGACGAACCGCACCGCGCAAGTCGCCCGTTTGACACCCAGCGCGATGGCTTCGTGCTCAGCGAAGGTGCCGGTATCCTCGTGTTCGAAGAACTAGAACACGCCAAAGCACGCGGAGCCAAAATCTACGGCGAAGTTCTCGGCTATGGCGCCAGTGGAGATGCCGGGCACATTACGCAGCCCGACCCGCAGGGAGCCGGAGCCTCCCGAGCCATGCAAAACGCTCTGCGCGATGCGAAGCTCGACCCGACAGCCATGGATTACATCAACGCGCACGGCACCAGCACACCACTCGGTGACAAAGCCGAGACGCAAGCCATGAAGGCCGTGTATGGCGATCATGCCTACAAGCTGGCCGTTTCAAGCACGAAGGGCAGCATGGGACATTCGCTGGGAGCCAGCGGTGGCATCGAAATGATTGTGACCATGCTAGCCATTCAGAACGATGTCGTTCCCCCGACAGCCAACCTGGAGAATCCGGATCCAGCCTGCGATTTGGACTACACCCCTCTGAAACCCGCATCCCGGACGATCCATACCGCCATGAATAACAGCTTCGGCTTCGGCGGCCACAACGCCAGTATCGTCTGCGGCAAAGTCCGCTAG